In Sulfuracidifex metallicus DSM 6482 = JCM 9184, a single window of DNA contains:
- the gatD gene encoding Glu-tRNA(Gln) amidotransferase subunit GatD, whose amino-acid sequence MLEGYRGKLASLLVSKGIDIGDKIRVRKGNLEVEGILFPSFSKYDDILVIKMDNGYNIGLKIDGDEIYLVCKKSVAENKETKGGEKSRGEVKIISTGGTIVSKIEYETGAVKPALTTEDILEYLPQIREIADIDAEVLFSILSENMKPEYWTKIAEETKRALDEGSKGVVIAHGTDTMTYTASALAFSFSQMTGPVIMVGSQRSSDRPSSDSPINLYSSVLLAKKSPFAEVSVLMHGESSDTYTLAHRAVKTRKMHTSRRDAFQSINDIPLAKVKWKNNEIVMMRNDFRPRGNHNTLDSKFDTRVFLLYYYPGMDPSFLETIRDKVKGIIIAGTGLGHTSEEFEPYFRSMTKDGIFIGMTSQCLFGRVNMNVYTTGRKLQNAGVVPLGDLLPETALVKLMWILAHTNDVEEVRKMMLKNLAGEFNFRHSEQLFPRWYHE is encoded by the coding sequence GTGTTAGAAGGTTACAGAGGGAAACTAGCCTCTTTGCTAGTCTCGAAAGGAATAGATATAGGAGACAAAATAAGAGTGAGGAAAGGAAATCTTGAAGTTGAAGGTATCCTTTTCCCCAGTTTCTCCAAATATGATGATATTTTAGTTATAAAAATGGATAACGGATACAATATAGGACTTAAAATTGATGGAGACGAAATTTATTTGGTATGTAAAAAATCTGTTGCTGAAAACAAGGAAACGAAAGGTGGAGAAAAAAGCCGAGGAGAAGTAAAGATCATAAGCACTGGAGGTACGATAGTTTCCAAGATAGAGTATGAGACTGGTGCAGTTAAACCTGCACTTACCACAGAGGACATTTTGGAATACCTTCCTCAAATAAGGGAAATAGCGGACATAGACGCTGAGGTTTTGTTCTCCATTCTTAGCGAGAATATGAAACCTGAATATTGGACTAAAATTGCAGAGGAAACTAAGAGAGCCCTAGATGAGGGATCTAAGGGAGTTGTGATAGCACATGGAACTGATACCATGACTTACACTGCAAGCGCCTTGGCATTCTCGTTCTCACAAATGACCGGACCAGTGATTATGGTAGGCTCACAAAGAAGCAGCGACAGACCAAGCAGTGACTCTCCCATTAACCTTTATTCTTCTGTATTATTGGCTAAGAAATCGCCCTTCGCTGAAGTATCAGTACTTATGCACGGAGAAAGCTCAGACACTTACACCTTGGCTCACAGGGCGGTTAAAACAAGAAAAATGCACACAAGCAGAAGGGACGCTTTTCAATCTATAAACGACATCCCATTAGCCAAAGTAAAATGGAAGAATAACGAGATAGTGATGATGAGAAACGACTTCAGACCGAGAGGAAATCACAATACGTTAGACTCTAAATTCGACACTAGAGTTTTCTTGCTCTATTATTATCCAGGGATGGATCCATCATTTCTGGAGACAATACGCGACAAAGTAAAAGGAATAATAATAGCTGGGACTGGTCTTGGGCACACTTCGGAGGAGTTTGAACCTTACTTTAGATCTATGACTAAAGATGGAATATTCATAGGAATGACGTCTCAGTGCCTTTTTGGAAGGGTTAACATGAACGTATATACAACCGGCAGAAAGTTGCAAAATGCTGGAGTAGTTCCCCTAGGTGACTTGCTTCCTGAGACAGCGTTAGTTAAGTTAATGTGGATTCTAGCTCACACAAATGACGTTGAGGAGGTGAGGAAAATGATGCTTAAGAACCTAGCTGGAGAATTCAACTTTAGACATTCAGAACAGCTATTCCCAAGGTGGTATCATGAGTGA
- the gatE gene encoding Glu-tRNA(Gln) amidotransferase subunit GatE encodes MSDLGVKIGLEIHQQLETHKKLFCDCPSVLDDSYKVTLTRKLRPVTSEMGDVDVAALFEWKKGKSYLYLAPDRSSCLVECDEEPPHEMDREAIKIALGMALALNSTPIDEIYVMRKIVIDGSNTSGFQRTAIVSLGGFIEDKEGKVGIQTIAVEEDAARKVEDKKEEIIYNLDRLGFPLIEISTAPDIKSPEQAERVALEIGQLLRMTGRVKRGLGTIRQDLNVSISGGTKVEIKGVQRLELISTIIENEIRRQKTLLEIRDELKSRGVTEEVLRNLKVIDLTSIFTETGSKIIKAGLSSNGKVIGIKLPKMSGIMGREVMLGRRFGTEVADYVRVLAGLGGLFHSDELPNYGITLDEVNKVKETLEVKQGDGFIILVGDQEKLNIAAQIIKDRLIQALTGVPKETRGAEDDGTTRFLRPQPGSARMYPETDIPPISSFELIEEAKAYVPQSPEVKLKHFIEMGLNEELANLILRSPRIDTFEYLTEKYKNVSPVFIATLLENTLKYVKSKGGNLNLIDENVIETLVKEISEGKINKDSVADILIEFSTENGKKRISLEEIISNFHSISEDTLVTIIREEIEKNKEELLKRRDKAFNILMARVMGRVRGKAEGKLVAELIRKEVDNLLR; translated from the coding sequence ATGAGTGATCTAGGTGTAAAGATAGGATTAGAGATACACCAACAATTGGAAACTCACAAGAAACTATTTTGCGATTGTCCTTCTGTCCTCGATGATAGCTATAAAGTTACACTGACCAGGAAACTTAGACCAGTAACTAGCGAAATGGGAGATGTAGACGTAGCGGCACTTTTCGAGTGGAAGAAGGGGAAAAGTTACCTTTACTTAGCTCCCGATAGATCCTCCTGTCTGGTTGAATGCGACGAAGAGCCTCCCCACGAAATGGATAGAGAGGCTATAAAAATAGCCCTAGGAATGGCATTAGCTCTCAACTCTACTCCCATAGACGAAATATATGTAATGAGAAAGATAGTGATAGACGGTTCCAATACTTCAGGCTTCCAAAGAACTGCAATAGTTTCCTTAGGAGGATTCATCGAGGATAAGGAAGGAAAAGTGGGAATTCAAACCATTGCTGTAGAGGAGGATGCTGCAAGGAAAGTTGAAGACAAAAAAGAGGAAATAATATATAATTTAGATAGACTAGGTTTCCCTTTAATAGAAATATCTACAGCACCTGATATAAAGAGTCCAGAACAAGCAGAAAGGGTTGCATTAGAAATTGGACAACTTTTGAGGATGACTGGAAGGGTAAAGAGAGGTCTAGGAACAATAAGGCAAGACCTCAACGTATCAATTAGTGGCGGAACTAAAGTTGAGATAAAGGGAGTACAAAGACTTGAGTTGATCTCCACAATAATAGAAAACGAGATAAGAAGACAAAAAACCCTTCTAGAGATAAGGGATGAGCTAAAGTCTAGAGGAGTAACAGAGGAGGTCTTAAGGAATTTAAAAGTAATAGATCTAACTTCCATCTTCACTGAAACGGGCAGTAAGATAATTAAGGCTGGCTTATCTTCAAATGGAAAAGTAATAGGAATCAAGTTACCTAAAATGTCAGGAATAATGGGAAGGGAAGTAATGCTGGGCAGAAGGTTCGGGACCGAGGTTGCAGATTACGTTAGAGTTCTGGCTGGATTGGGAGGTCTGTTCCACTCGGACGAGTTGCCAAATTACGGTATAACTTTAGATGAAGTGAACAAAGTAAAGGAAACCTTGGAAGTGAAACAGGGAGATGGCTTCATAATTTTGGTTGGAGATCAAGAGAAGCTAAATATTGCAGCGCAGATCATAAAGGATAGACTGATACAAGCTCTTACGGGAGTTCCCAAAGAAACCAGAGGTGCTGAGGACGATGGTACTACGAGGTTTCTTAGACCTCAGCCAGGATCAGCCAGGATGTATCCAGAAACTGATATACCGCCAATAAGTTCCTTTGAACTAATAGAGGAAGCTAAAGCTTACGTTCCGCAGTCTCCCGAAGTTAAACTTAAACACTTCATAGAGATGGGGCTCAACGAAGAGCTAGCTAACTTAATCTTAAGAAGCCCTAGAATAGATACGTTCGAGTATCTAACTGAAAAATATAAAAATGTAAGTCCAGTGTTTATCGCTACGTTGTTAGAAAACACTCTAAAATACGTCAAAAGCAAGGGCGGTAACTTAAACTTGATAGATGAAAATGTAATCGAGACCTTAGTAAAGGAAATATCAGAGGGTAAGATTAACAAAGACTCTGTGGCTGATATACTGATAGAGTTTAGTACGGAAAACGGTAAAAAGAGGATTAGCCTAGAAGAAATAATCTCTAATTTCCACTCAATCTCCGAAGATACATTAGTTACAATAATAAGAGAAGAAATAGAGAAGAACAAAGAGGAGCTACTTAAAAGGAGGGATAAGGCGTTTAATATCTTAATGGCTAGAGTGATGGGAAGAGTGAGGGGTAAGGCAGAAGGAAAGCTTGTAGCAGAATTAATAAGAAAGGAAGTAGATAATTTACTTCGATGA
- a CDS encoding transcriptional regulator produces the protein MSLRLPCEFSVKEILPAIRSLMAEKLIKDCNVSEYRTASLLGVTPAAVSNYMKSKRGSSMKKILQSDPEFMSLVTNLSESLSTSGKGNLSAIYCILCSNSKRVLSRNGYTLSSCAYENAEKS, from the coding sequence ATGTCATTACGTTTACCATGTGAGTTCTCAGTGAAGGAAATACTTCCAGCCATAAGGTCCCTCATGGCCGAGAAGCTAATAAAGGACTGCAATGTCTCTGAATATAGAACTGCCTCACTTTTGGGCGTAACGCCAGCTGCCGTTTCAAATTACATGAAAAGTAAGAGGGGCAGTTCCATGAAGAAGATATTGCAGTCTGATCCAGAGTTTATGAGCTTAGTCACTAACTTAAGTGAGTCTCTTTCGACTTCTGGAAAAGGCAACCTTTCAGCCATATATTGTATTCTGTGTTCCAACAGCAAGAGGGTGCTTAGTCGTAATGGTTATACCTTAAGTTCATGTGCTTATGAAAACGCTGAAAAGAGTTAA
- a CDS encoding adenosylcobalamin-dependent ribonucleoside-diphosphate reductase, with amino-acid sequence MESVSILALKNLKVSKRNKKIEDFNSGKVLSHLPSLPQDVSDSILQDISKNAKDGLIDTRTISDIVERNLIENSLKFPSLLDTAKKYVLSRIYNHVYGKGKWNGFDERDMLLSYNALKVLEARYLLKNPDTLRYVETPQMMFRRVANFLAKVDTSYGKSEEEVKKIADKFYEIMSSLKFLPNTPTLMNSGTRLGVLSACFVLPVRDSMTTPEGEGIYDTLRAMALVHQQGGGTGFDFSELRPKGDVVASTAGVASGPISFMKIFDVSTDVVKQGGKRRGANMGIMHVWHPDVNDFIKAKTGQLKDAQLQNFNISVGIYDYFMKAVERDEEVPLVNPRKTRVPGSNWDSYMVKARGYMDEEYIQELILKELEEKDAVWLDESSVITLDEAMVIAEKEGAVTSKVNARVIFDEIVKGAWDSGDPGIVFIDEINRRHPINYIGKIQATNPCAEEPLLPWESCNLGSVNLEKFVIEKEGKAIIDWDSLADTIRYAVRMLDNVIDANRYPLKQIEEATKKTRKVGLGVMGFSRLLVRLGIPYDSVDALYVSYNLAKFVYYQAFHASIELAKEKGSFPAYDPVLYRDIFDTARSFNELLEVAKLKGEVSPSVKRLMERAESLDFSQLKGERMIKGLRNSTVMSIAPTGTISIISGTSSGIEPLFALAFIRNVAVGKFMEVDPLFLEYLKRYEMDDPEVVSKIAETGSVAENVFIPRTIRNVFRTAHEVAPEYHLLHQASWQQWNDSGVSKTINLKSEETPETVSKIYMMAWRLGVKGITVYRDKSKSQQVIYFGIKKEKEELEKKKSSEFRIDKKSMVEASETYAGGCKTCEL; translated from the coding sequence ATGGAATCTGTGTCAATTTTAGCTTTGAAGAACCTGAAGGTATCAAAAAGGAATAAAAAAATTGAAGATTTTAATTCTGGGAAGGTCCTTTCTCATCTTCCTTCTCTTCCTCAGGACGTAAGTGATTCAATACTTCAAGACATTTCGAAAAACGCCAAAGATGGTCTGATAGACACTAGAACTATTTCTGATATAGTAGAGAGGAATTTAATAGAGAACTCTTTAAAGTTTCCATCCCTTTTAGATACTGCTAAGAAGTACGTGCTATCAAGGATATATAACCACGTGTATGGGAAGGGGAAGTGGAACGGTTTTGACGAGAGGGATATGCTCCTTTCGTATAACGCATTAAAGGTTCTAGAAGCTAGATACCTTTTGAAGAACCCAGACACCTTGAGATACGTTGAGACTCCCCAAATGATGTTCAGGAGGGTCGCTAACTTCCTGGCTAAGGTAGATACTAGTTACGGTAAGAGTGAGGAGGAAGTAAAGAAAATTGCAGATAAGTTCTACGAGATAATGAGCTCTCTAAAGTTCCTCCCCAACACTCCTACTTTGATGAATAGCGGAACTAGATTAGGTGTACTCTCAGCATGTTTCGTTCTCCCTGTCAGGGACTCCATGACAACCCCTGAAGGGGAGGGAATATATGATACGTTAAGGGCTATGGCATTAGTACATCAGCAAGGTGGAGGAACTGGTTTCGATTTCTCGGAGCTTAGACCTAAGGGGGACGTAGTAGCTTCAACTGCAGGTGTCGCGTCTGGTCCCATCTCTTTCATGAAGATTTTTGACGTCTCAACCGATGTTGTGAAACAGGGAGGAAAGAGGAGAGGGGCGAACATGGGCATTATGCATGTCTGGCACCCAGACGTGAATGACTTCATAAAAGCTAAGACTGGACAACTCAAGGATGCACAACTCCAGAACTTCAACATTTCCGTTGGTATATACGACTACTTCATGAAGGCTGTAGAGAGGGATGAGGAAGTACCCCTCGTTAACCCCAGGAAAACCAGAGTTCCTGGCTCTAACTGGGATTCCTATATGGTGAAGGCTAGAGGATATATGGACGAGGAGTACATCCAGGAATTAATACTCAAAGAGCTGGAGGAGAAAGACGCAGTATGGCTTGACGAAAGTTCCGTTATCACTTTGGATGAAGCTATGGTGATAGCCGAGAAGGAAGGTGCAGTGACCTCAAAAGTAAATGCACGCGTTATATTCGACGAGATAGTTAAGGGAGCTTGGGACAGCGGAGACCCAGGGATAGTCTTCATAGACGAGATAAATAGGAGACACCCAATCAACTACATCGGGAAGATACAAGCAACTAACCCATGTGCTGAGGAGCCTCTACTTCCGTGGGAATCATGCAACTTAGGGTCAGTTAACCTGGAGAAATTTGTGATAGAAAAGGAAGGTAAGGCTATAATAGATTGGGACTCCTTAGCGGATACTATTAGGTATGCGGTGAGAATGTTAGATAACGTCATAGATGCAAATAGATATCCTTTGAAACAGATAGAAGAAGCGACGAAAAAGACAAGGAAGGTTGGTCTCGGAGTTATGGGGTTCTCGCGTCTTCTGGTGAGGTTAGGCATACCTTATGACAGCGTAGATGCACTTTATGTCTCGTATAATTTAGCGAAGTTCGTATATTATCAAGCGTTCCACGCTTCAATAGAGTTGGCTAAGGAGAAAGGTTCCTTCCCTGCATACGACCCAGTCCTTTACCGCGATATATTTGATACCGCAAGATCCTTTAACGAACTCTTAGAAGTAGCTAAACTAAAGGGCGAAGTATCTCCTAGTGTTAAAAGGCTTATGGAGAGGGCTGAATCATTAGACTTCTCTCAGCTTAAGGGAGAGAGAATGATTAAAGGTTTGAGGAATTCCACGGTTATGTCAATAGCCCCGACGGGAACGATATCCATTATATCTGGTACATCATCTGGAATTGAGCCTCTCTTCGCTCTTGCTTTCATCAGAAACGTGGCGGTAGGCAAGTTCATGGAGGTGGATCCTCTCTTCCTGGAATACTTGAAGAGATATGAAATGGACGATCCAGAAGTAGTATCGAAGATAGCTGAAACTGGTAGCGTAGCTGAAAATGTATTCATACCTAGGACAATAAGGAACGTGTTTAGGACTGCACATGAGGTAGCTCCAGAATATCATTTATTACATCAAGCCTCTTGGCAACAATGGAATGACTCAGGTGTCTCCAAGACCATAAACCTCAAGTCTGAGGAAACACCAGAAACCGTATCAAAAATATACATGATGGCATGGAGGCTTGGCGTGAAAGGAATTACCGTCTACAGAGACAAGTCTAAGTCACAACAAGTAATATACTTTGGCATAAAAAAGGAAAAGGAAGAGCTAGAGAAGAAGAAATCCAGCGAGTTTAGAATAGACAAGAAATCTATGGTAGAAGCATCAGAAACCTACGCTGGAGGCTGTAAGACTTGTGAGTTATAA
- a CDS encoding arginine--tRNA ligase codes for MNPIGDAKFELAKSVGVILKVDEGTVLKYITYPPRKEQGDLSIPLPQISKSYKDKIEELRTIKGNLIGRVEISGIYLNTFLDEKNLFHEAIMSIGDDYGIEKVETPLNIVVEHTSANPIHPLHIGHLRNSILGDVVARMLRARGHNVNVRFYVNDTGRQVAILIYGLKKLGYPDPPSGVKKDYWLGQIYAMTNVIMEIYRLKLEVDNTEDEKERREKLSKLDDMVGSANSLRERMPEVFDNLAESMKGEDHEKEVSKIIELYEGGNKEIKEVVRKYVGYALEGFIESLNKLHISFDTFDFESDLIWSGEVSKVIKSLSSSPARMEYKGALALDLQNYVDQEVRKDLSIPEGLEIPPLVLMRSDGTTLYTTRDIAYTLLKFRQFNATKVINVIAEQQMIPQIQLRAALYLAGFKKEASNLIHYSYGMVNLQGMRMSGRLGKYISLDEIYTMITEIAKAKVKEKRGAMESVDEVVNSAIRYPILSVAPNKPVSFNVDNVVSFEQNSGPYLQYTYARAFNVLAKNQEQLDERSVSYEDIVDEKREILMMASKFPEVFSKACDELAPEDLVAFLRHLADTFNKWYDKERILQEPDKGKRMTRLYIVKGVETILRNGLGVLGISPLKRM; via the coding sequence ATGAATCCAATCGGCGATGCCAAATTTGAACTAGCTAAATCGGTAGGCGTTATTCTCAAGGTGGATGAGGGCACTGTTTTAAAATATATTACCTATCCCCCTAGGAAGGAACAAGGAGATCTCTCAATTCCCTTGCCTCAAATTAGTAAATCGTATAAAGATAAGATAGAAGAGCTTAGGACCATAAAAGGTAACCTTATAGGTAGGGTAGAAATCAGCGGAATTTACCTTAATACCTTCTTAGATGAGAAAAACTTGTTCCATGAGGCTATAATGTCCATTGGTGACGATTATGGCATAGAAAAAGTAGAGACTCCTTTAAACATAGTTGTAGAGCACACTAGCGCTAACCCCATACATCCTCTCCATATAGGTCACTTAAGGAATTCGATTCTAGGAGACGTTGTAGCAAGGATGCTTAGAGCAAGGGGTCATAACGTTAATGTGAGGTTTTACGTTAATGACACGGGGAGACAAGTCGCAATTCTGATCTATGGATTAAAGAAGCTAGGGTATCCTGATCCACCTTCTGGAGTAAAGAAGGATTACTGGCTAGGACAGATTTACGCTATGACCAATGTTATAATGGAAATTTATCGTTTGAAACTGGAAGTAGATAACACCGAAGACGAAAAGGAACGTAGGGAAAAGTTATCTAAACTCGACGACATGGTCGGCTCAGCGAATTCGTTGAGGGAAAGAATGCCTGAAGTTTTTGACAACTTGGCTGAATCAATGAAGGGAGAAGATCACGAAAAGGAAGTTTCAAAGATAATAGAATTATATGAGGGAGGAAACAAGGAAATCAAGGAAGTTGTAAGAAAGTATGTGGGTTACGCATTAGAGGGATTCATAGAGAGTTTAAATAAACTTCATATTTCCTTTGACACCTTTGACTTTGAAAGCGATCTTATATGGTCTGGTGAAGTGAGCAAAGTTATAAAGTCACTTTCATCGTCTCCAGCTAGGATGGAGTATAAAGGAGCTTTGGCTTTAGACTTACAAAACTATGTAGACCAAGAGGTTAGGAAAGATCTATCTATTCCTGAAGGTCTAGAGATTCCTCCGCTAGTCCTAATGCGTTCGGACGGAACCACGCTTTATACTACAAGAGATATAGCATATACTTTGCTAAAGTTCAGGCAATTTAATGCAACAAAGGTAATTAACGTAATAGCAGAACAGCAGATGATACCTCAAATTCAACTTAGGGCTGCTCTATATCTTGCAGGTTTTAAAAAGGAAGCATCTAACCTGATTCATTATTCTTACGGAATGGTAAATCTCCAAGGTATGAGGATGAGCGGTAGATTGGGCAAATACATTTCTTTAGACGAAATCTACACCATGATAACTGAAATAGCTAAGGCTAAAGTTAAGGAAAAGAGGGGAGCTATGGAAAGCGTAGATGAAGTCGTCAACTCAGCAATTCGTTATCCTATACTTTCTGTAGCTCCGAACAAGCCCGTTTCGTTCAACGTAGATAATGTGGTAAGCTTTGAGCAGAATAGTGGTCCATACTTACAATATACGTATGCTAGAGCATTCAACGTTCTAGCCAAGAACCAAGAACAATTAGATGAAAGGTCCGTAAGTTATGAAGACATTGTAGACGAAAAACGTGAAATCCTTATGATGGCGTCTAAGTTCCCAGAGGTTTTCTCTAAGGCATGCGATGAACTTGCCCCAGAGGATCTGGTAGCATTCCTAAGGCATCTAGCAGACACGTTCAATAAGTGGTACGATAAAGAAAGAATACTTCAGGAGCCAGATAAAGGTAAGAGAATGACAAGGCTTTATATTGTAAAAGGGGTAGAGACTATATTGAGGAACGGTCTAGGGGTACTCGGAATTTCGCCCCTTAAGAGGATGTGA
- the thsA gene encoding thermosome subunit alpha, which produces MSGAPVVLLKEGTNRQSGKDALKSNILAARTLAEMLKSSLGPRGLDKMLIDSFGDVTITNDGATIVKDMEIQHPAAKLLVEAAKAQDSEVGDGTTSAVVVSGLLLEKAENLLDQNIHPTIIIDGYKKAMGKAIELMSQLGVKVDVKDLSSKTSRETLRKIVYTTMSSKFVSASQAEMDKVMNMVIDAVTTVAEPLPSGGFNVSIDLIKIDKKKGGDVNDSMLVKGLVLDKEVVHPGMPKRVEKAKIAVLDASLEVEKPEISAKISITSPDQIRSFLDEEAKYLKSMVDKLASLGANVVICQKGIDDIAQHFLAKKGILAVRRVKRSDIEKLEKALGAKIISSINDATPEDLGYAELVEERRVGNDKMVFIEGAKNPRAVNIVLRGSNDMALDEAERSLNDALHALRNILMDPVILPGGGAIELELSMKLRDYARSVGGKEQLAIEAFADALEEVPTILAETAGMEPINTLMELRAKHAKGLVNAGIDVMNGKIADDMIAINVIEPFRVTSQVIKSATEAATAVLKIDDLIAASPMKGGQGGQGGQGGMGGQGGMGGMPGGME; this is translated from the coding sequence ATGTCCGGTGCACCAGTAGTACTTCTAAAGGAAGGAACTAATAGACAATCTGGTAAAGATGCATTAAAGAGCAATATTTTAGCAGCGAGGACTCTAGCTGAGATGCTTAAGTCAAGCCTCGGTCCTAGAGGATTAGATAAGATGCTAATAGACAGCTTTGGTGACGTTACAATAACCAATGATGGAGCCACAATAGTTAAAGACATGGAGATTCAGCATCCAGCAGCAAAGCTCCTAGTGGAGGCAGCTAAGGCACAAGACTCAGAAGTAGGAGACGGAACTACCAGCGCAGTTGTAGTTTCTGGTCTACTCTTGGAGAAAGCAGAGAACTTATTGGATCAAAACATACATCCTACTATTATTATAGATGGTTACAAGAAAGCTATGGGTAAGGCAATAGAGCTAATGTCACAATTGGGAGTTAAGGTCGATGTAAAGGACTTGTCATCTAAAACCAGTAGGGAGACATTAAGGAAGATCGTTTACACCACAATGTCAAGCAAGTTCGTATCAGCTAGCCAGGCAGAGATGGACAAAGTAATGAACATGGTAATCGATGCAGTAACCACTGTAGCTGAGCCACTTCCAAGTGGAGGATTTAACGTATCTATAGACCTCATAAAGATAGATAAAAAGAAGGGAGGAGATGTCAATGATAGCATGCTAGTTAAAGGCTTAGTACTAGACAAGGAAGTAGTTCATCCAGGCATGCCTAAGAGAGTAGAAAAAGCTAAAATAGCAGTCCTAGACGCATCTTTAGAGGTAGAAAAGCCTGAGATTTCTGCTAAGATAAGCATAACTAGCCCAGATCAAATTAGATCTTTCCTCGACGAGGAAGCTAAATATTTGAAGAGCATGGTAGATAAGCTAGCATCCTTAGGAGCTAACGTAGTAATATGCCAGAAGGGAATAGATGACATAGCTCAGCACTTCCTAGCTAAGAAAGGTATCCTTGCGGTGAGAAGGGTAAAGAGAAGCGACATCGAGAAGCTAGAGAAAGCTTTAGGAGCTAAGATAATAAGCAGCATAAACGACGCGACTCCAGAGGATCTTGGATATGCAGAGCTTGTAGAAGAAAGGAGAGTAGGAAACGATAAGATGGTATTCATTGAAGGAGCAAAGAACCCGAGAGCAGTAAATATAGTTCTCAGAGGATCAAATGACATGGCTCTAGACGAAGCCGAGAGAAGTTTGAATGACGCACTTCACGCTTTAAGGAACATACTCATGGACCCTGTAATTCTTCCAGGAGGAGGAGCAATAGAGTTAGAGCTATCCATGAAGTTAAGAGACTATGCTAGGTCCGTTGGAGGAAAAGAACAGCTGGCAATCGAAGCCTTCGCTGACGCACTCGAAGAGGTTCCAACGATATTGGCTGAGACAGCAGGTATGGAGCCAATAAACACCCTAATGGAGTTAAGAGCTAAGCATGCTAAAGGTCTAGTCAACGCTGGAATAGACGTCATGAACGGTAAGATAGCCGACGATATGATAGCTATAAACGTAATAGAGCCATTCAGAGTAACCTCTCAAGTGATAAAGAGTGCTACCGAAGCAGCTACTGCTGTACTGAAGATAGACGATCTGATAGCCGCGTCTCCAATGAAGGGCGGACAAGGAGGACAAGGTGGACAAGGAGGAATGGGAGGACAAGGCGGAATGGGAGGGATGCCAGGCGGAATGGAATAA